Proteins encoded within one genomic window of Gadus chalcogrammus isolate NIFS_2021 chromosome 6, NIFS_Gcha_1.0, whole genome shotgun sequence:
- the c7a gene encoding complement component C7 → MCSESLIMFTMKTLGISLAGRVWLILLYFASTGLCLQRIHCRWGSFGEWSACDPCTKLQSRSRTMVVYAQFNGNLCGGEPNEKRACETTQHCPLGDGCRNRFRCLSGKCISLSLVCNGDQDCEGDSLDEGTCEVRQISCQSAHQTPPNIQNLGVGFDIVTGKERGIVMNTQSFGAQCRNIDGLTTNIVYRVPLSTLSYNYAVKVEKDLSEELFTSHWEYSKKNVYRQTVTGTTTGSTFKDSSEKQSGDKKTTLLVLKSNIEVARFQNQAPQYIPISEAFWKALSGLPAVYDYTAYRAIVERFGTHYRSEGSLGGYLKAFMYVSEDRTTASASISYKYKECDKPKEFALFVPFSRETCSDDEDQTSSRSHDKNDIPLLLKIEVEGGLHITRMYNLDLSEPAKNWIAYSDWADSVISFPVVIKQKLRPLFELVKEVPCAGVKKLHLRMAIEQYDAETHPCHCQPCWNNGLPVREGSKCTCVCKPGTSGLGCQTGSELEGQQGVIHGSWSCWSQWTSCSGNRRSRSRVCSNPSPLNGGLQCIGETSERSECVDQDLEYFRTQEPECFDFSMPPKQKCGPPAVLINGFVLDPKDVYLVGKKLEYRCITGYHLVGNAIIECMEDQTWSQRPGTCEASNCVAAVLTEGVMASPLKGLYRIGEKVTLSCPPGKQILGETEMICDPSLLFSPSPESVRCIEGIIVTARASTAQCQPWEKSSRGKCVCRFPYECMPSLEVCAALTQRGPVLLSVCKLHALQCLGKNHTLIENSFCEWPVRDTADACGSCGIWEACNDQTNTCRCKEASECLGHEVSVCALVGEHDSTPAANMSECEAGRRRCTGEKVTVLSLQPCGPM, encoded by the exons ATGTGTTCAGAATCACTCATCATGTTCACCATGAAG actTTAGGAATCAGTTTGGCCGGTAGGGTGTGGCTGATTCTCTTGTACTTCGCATCCACAGG ACTTTGTCTACAGAGGATCCATTGCAGGTGGGGTAGTTTTGGAGAATGGTCTGCATGTGATCCATGTACAAAATTGCAG TCGAGGAGCCGTACCATGGTAGTATATGCTCAGTTTAACGGGAATCTCTGTGGTGGAGAGCCCAACGAGAAAAGGGCATGTGAGACCACGCAACACTGCCCCCTGGGGGATGGATGCAGAAACAGGTTCCGATGCCTATCAG gaaagTGTATCAGTTTGTCCCTTGTGTGTAACGGCGACCAGGACTGCGAGGGAGACAGCTTGGACGAAGGTACATGTGAAGTCAGACAGATCAGTTGTCAATCTGCACATCAAACGCCGCCAAACATTCAGAACCTTGGCGTTGG GTTTGATATTGTGACCGGCAAGGAGAGGGGGATTGTGATGAACACGCAGAGCTTCGGCGCTCAGTGTCGTAATATTGATGGTCTGACAACCAACATAGTCTACAGAGTACCCCTGAGCACCCTGAGCTACAACTATGCG GTTAAGGTTGAGAAAGACTTGAGCGAGGAGTTGTTCACTAGCCATTGGGAATATTCCAAGAAAAATGTCTACAGACAGACCGTGACCGGCACCACCACCGGATCCACCTTCAAAGACTCCTCTGAAAAACAGTCCGGAGACAAG AAAACTACACTGCTAGTCTTAAAGAGTAACATAGAGGTGGCTAGGTTCCAAAACCAAGCCCCGCAGTACATCCCTATATCCGAGGCCTTCTGGAAGGCTCTGAGTGGCTTGCCGGCGGTCTACGACTATACAGCGTACCGTGCGATCGTGGAACGGTTTGGAACACACTACCGCTCCGAGGGAAGCCTCGGCGGCTACCTCAAAGCCTTCATGTACGTCAGCGAAGACAGAACTACCGCAAGTG CCAgcatatcatataaatataaggAATGCGACAAACCCAAAGAGTTTGCTTTGTTCGTCCCCTTCAGCAGAGAAACATGCTCAGATGACGAGGATCAAACATCGAGTCGAA GCCATGACAAGAATGACATTCCATTATTATTGAAAATTGAAGTCGAGGGAGGCCTGCACATCACAAGGATGTACAACCTAGACCTCTCTGAACCAGCCAAGAACTGGATAGCCTACTCCGACTGGGCAGACTCTGTGATATCCTTTCCTGTGGTCATAAAGCAAAAG CTTCGGCCACTGTTCGAGCTGGTGAAGGAAGTGCCGTGTGCTGGGGTGAAGAAGCTCCACCTGCGCATGGCCATAGAGCAGTATGATGCAGAGACACACCCCTGCCACTGCCAGCCCTGCTGGAACAACGGCCTGCCGGTCCGGGAAGGCTCTAAGTGTACATGCGTCTGCAAGCCGGGGACCTCGGGCTTAGGCTGTCAAACTGGCAGCGAATTGGAGGGCCAGCAGG GAGTGATCCACGGCAGTTGGTCCTGTTGGTCTCAGTGGACCTCATGTTCTGGGAATCGAAGGTCACGGTCCAGGGTGTGCTCCAACCCCAGTCCGCTGAACGGTGGTCTTCAATGTATCGGTGAGACTTCTGAGAGGTCTGAGTGTGTGGACCAAGATCTAGAGTATTTCAG GACCCAGGAGCCAGAGTGCTTTGACTTTTCAATGCCACCCAAACAAAAGTGTGGCCCACCAGCTGTTTTAATAAATGGCTTTGTTTTG GATCCTAAGGATGTGTACCTTGTGGGAAAGAAACTGGAGTACAGATGCATTACCGGATACCATTTGGTGGGTAACGCTATCATAGAATGTATGGAGGATCAGACATGGTCCCAGCGTCCAGGCACGTGTGAAG CCTCAAATTGCGTGGCTGCAGTCCTCACTGAGGGTGTCATGGCCTCTCCATTGAAAGGACTCTACCGCATTGGGGAGAAGGTGACCCTGTCCTGCCCACCAGGCAAGCAGATActgggggagacagagatgatCTGTGACCCCAGTCTGCTCTTCTCACCCAGCCCAGAAAGCGTCCGCTGTATCGAGG GGATTATTGTGACAGCTAGAGCCTCTACTGCACAATGTCAACCATGGGAGAAATCTTCCAGAGGCAAATGTGTCTGCCGGTTCCCctatgagtgcat GCCTTCCCTAGAAGTGTGTGCCGCCCTTACTCAGAGAGGGCCTGTTCTGCTGAGCGTATGCAAACTGCACGCCTTGCAGTGTCTCGGCAAGAACCACACTCTGATCGAGAACAGTTTCTGCGAGTGGCCGGTGAGGGATACCGCAGACGCTTGTGGCAGCTGTGGCATTTGGGAGGCCTGTAATG atcagaCCAACACGTGCCGCTGCAAGGAGGCATCAGAGTGCTTGGGTCacgaggtcagtgtgtgtgcgctcgtcgGAGAGCATGACAGCACACCTGCTGCCAATATGAGCGAGTGTGAGGCGGGCCGTCGGAGGTGTACCGGGGAGAAAGTAACGGTCCTCAGCCTGCAGCCCTGTGGCCCCATGTGA
- the rgs7bpa gene encoding regulator of G-protein signaling 7-binding protein A, whose translation MSSAPNGRKNRPRSAGNIFQIGKPAAHREPERRESTESSRRAQRAVADCRMIVQEFNTLVALYRELVISIGEITVDCPALRADMLKTRNKGCEMARAAHQSLSLISGPEDGEIHPEICRLFIQLQCCLEMYITEMLKSVCLLGSLQLHRKGKDSGGAARLESKTDESSDIPILEDTSSSPNDCPQLCWLVATDIENIERDMREMKNLLSNLRETMPLPLKNQDDSSLLNLTPYPLVRQRKRRFFGLCCLVTS comes from the exons atgagttCTGCACCGAATGGGCGCAAAAACCGCCCCAGATCTGCCGGGAACATTTTCCAGATCGGCAAGCCCGCTGCTCACCGCGAGCCGGAGAGGCGGGAGAGCACCGAGAGCAGCCGCAGAGCCCAGCGCGCCGTGGCCGACTGCAGGATG ATCGTCCAAGAATTCAACACTCTCGTGGCTCTGTATCGTGAGCTTGTCATTTCCATCGGTGAAATAACAGTGGATTGTCCCGCCTTACGGGCCGACATGCTCAAGACCCGAAATAAAGGCTGCGAAATGGCGAGAGCAGCGCACCAGAGTCTCTCCCTGATCTCGGG GCCAGAGGACGGGGAGATTCACCCAGAGATCTGCAGGCTCTTTATACAGCTGCAGTGCTGCTTGGAGATGTACATCACAGAGATGCtcaagtctgtctgtctgctgggcTCCCTGCAGCTCCACAGGAAAG GTAAAGACTCCGGTGGAGCGGCCAGGCTTGAAAGCAAGACAGACGAGAGCTCCGACATCCCCATACTGGaagacacctcctcctctcccaacgACTGCCCTCAGCTCTGCTGGCTGGTGGCCACCGACATTGAGAACATAGAAAG AGATATGAGAGAAATGAAAAACCTTCTCAGTAATCTCAGGGAGACTATGCCTTTACCACTGAAGAATCAAG ATGACAGCAGCCTGCTGAACCTGACTCCCTACCCATTGGTCCGACAGAGGAAGAGGCGGTTCTTTGGGCTCTGTTGCCTGGTAACCAGCTAA